Proteins from one Anopheles nili chromosome 2, idAnoNiliSN_F5_01, whole genome shotgun sequence genomic window:
- the LOC128726683 gene encoding uncharacterized protein LOC128726683 translates to MLKFIILACSVGFVLAYDFKDPFFNEILLENLLDDSESLPLSGRFPRSAVDVLDKRCKRRYPCCIVSNDAVLDTMIDIKMDCFREIRAKNRVGKAAAEPINVFNYEGLNKTKEELICAMECAGLRYNFHNEEGGANLHLFLDFAKSIMASQPEISLKDQQEIMGHIQSCIKEAQEKVSLNPPMPGQCSPFASDFGYCIWRRETIHCPKKHRVENHRCDRIREKLTKGEPLHYYKAEIEDI, encoded by the exons ATGTTGAAGTTTATTATATTAGCCTGTTCGGTAGGGTTTGTGCTGGCATACGATTTTAAGGACCCCTTCTTCA ATGAGATCCTGTTAGAGAATTTGCTAGACGATTCGGAATCTCTACCGTTATCTGGTCGTTTCCCCCGTTCAGCGGTAGATGTGCTTGATAAAAGGTGCAAACGTCGCTACCCTTGCTGCATAGTTTCCAATGACGCGGTTCTGGATACAATGATTGACATCAAGATGGACTGCTTTAGGGAAATTCGTGCTAAAAATCGAGTAGGCAAAG CAGCTGCTGAACCgataaatgttttcaattacgAGGGACTGAACAAGACCAAGGAAGAACTTATCTGCGCTATGGAATGTGCCGGTCTCAGGTATAATTTTCACAACGAAGAAGGTGGCGCAAATTTACATTTGTTTCTGGACTTCGCCAAGTCAATCATGGCGTCCCAGCCAGAAATTAGTTTAAAAGATCAACAAGAAATAATGGGTCATATACAATCATGCATAAAAGAGGCTCAGGAAAAGGTATCACTGAACCCGCCCATGCCTGGTCAGTGTAGCCCGTTTGCTTCCGATTTTGGATATTGTATATGGCGCCGTGAGACAATACATTGCCCGAAGAAGCATCGCGTGGAAAACCATCGCTGTGACCGCATACGAGAAAAGCTCACGAAAGGCGAACCGCTCCATTACTACAAAGCTGAAATTGAAGATATTTAA
- the LOC128726693 gene encoding uncharacterized protein LOC128726693: protein MFKYILLACLVGLVVAYDFKDPFFNEIVLWNLMDDAEAPSLSDRFRRSAADILDKRCQRRFICCNDLSTASLDTMLDMKKECIMEVLQKNSSANEPTPESAPEVGTVNVFTFEGLEQTKRDVICTFECTGRKNNMIDENGAIYEEKLLDFTKLIFTPTDPQQQFLEEHMKICVKEAKERLALSPPEPGQCNPTASHFGYCMWRQLTVYCPMEKRVESPRCDRIREKLANNEPLHYYKFAVDDF from the exons ATGTTTAAGTACATTCTGTTGGCCTGTTTGGTAGGGCTTGTGGTGGCATACGATTTTAAGGACCCGTTCTTCA atGAGATCGTGTTGTGGAATTTGATGGACGATGCGGAAGCTCCTTCGTTGTCTGATCGTTTTCGCCGGTCAGCAGCTGACATACTTGATAAACGGTGTCAACGTCGCTTTATTTGCTGTAACGACCTCAGTACCGCTAGTTTGGACACTATGCTCGATATGAAGAAGGAATGCATCATGGAAGTACTCCAAAAGAACAGCTCTGCCAATG AACCCACTCCTGAGTCTGCTCCTGAAGTGGGAACTGTGAATGTTTTCACTTTTGAGGGCTTAGAGCAGACGAAGAGGGATGTCATTTGCACATTTGAGTGTACTGGACGCAAGAACAATATGATCGACGAAAACGGCGCTATATATGAAGAGAAGCTGCTGGATTTTACCAAATTAATATTCACACCAACCGATCCGCAGCAACAGTTCTTAGAAGAACATATGAAAatatgcgtcaaggaggctaaGGAAAGGCTGGCACTCAGCCCGCCGGAGCCCGGCCAGTGTAATCCGACTGCTTCCCATTTCGGGTACTGCATGTGGCGCCAGTTGACAGTGTATTGCCCGATGGAGAAACGCGTGGAAAGCCCTCGCTGTGATCGCATCCGCGAGAAGCTCGCCAATAATGAACCGCTGCATTACTATAAATTTGCAGTTGATGATTTCTAA
- the LOC128726704 gene encoding uncharacterized protein LOC128726704 — MLHVFRHLSLRHPAIGSLVHVSQHDLTFTRTYSGQDNPTVELPGLGKLKGSYTKSAWSAAPIEQYLNVRYAEPPVGRNRFKAPIPVQPWDGVQDVSIRGRSAPCYGDLKKTPKDQLTTDLEDCISLCVYTKDTTAKRPVAVYIHGGGFYSGSAAQHPPEYLLEKDIVLVVPQYRLGALGFLSTKTDAIPGNAAIMDVLLAFEWVQKHIEHFGGDPQQVTAIGQSAGAGILSSLLFSPALQESYFQKVILHSGAAFGSWQFDHNGERNARDIARRAGFDPKAPLDQVEEFLIGLDTYTLLKCFMQHNWQGLANGINNTGGRMTIGGPSQLFPQTPYQVMKAGGGRKNLPMLTGVVKDEGTFALVDVFTILTALKLHDKKDFLRFDVIEEIQRILGTVEVSCSVTPLAVKSMLDMEAAANGDIMKMIPGLIDLCGMHLMKSSVLRLAQYNSRHTPEQTFVYSFDYRGEHTRFGYDQDVSHVPFDGGVHHTNDLLYLFPYPTTAAQLNEQDTLMAKKMVDLWVSFITDGVPQTQELSVWPPFNQIFGPYLHLDRQLTVGNNFLDEFTVNADAARRQQQRPKASTVEQPVKDTSAAISRDELIRRNLTQQKQRATLKLNLRLGGRHFLERLLPFLLTTSRTYSTMEGTDGGSPEQRPIVELPGLGKLQGSATRGAWTGVNIYQFLNVRYAEPAMGERRFKPPVPVQPWEGVLDVSQPKLGSPIYKRMKEYSKEQRAENLEDCINISVYTKDFSGRKPVIVYVHGGGFYDGAINQYPPNYIMEKDVVLVVPQYRLGALGFLCSNTKQIPGNAAIMDVVLAFEWVQKYITHFGGDPQQVTAMAQSSGAAMVSSMTYSPLVDTEKLFHRLILQSGNCHGSWVWDRSPERNCRDIAGFAGFDRKAPLEEIERFLMELDLFNLMKAFTQHYRLRTPNGTDTIGGARMVFNDPNGLFPENPYITMRKGGGRKNMPLLTGVTRHDGTFALLEVFNILLYKKLIGDPHITTYRMVDEVNQVLGVDDPTCTIRTLTMAQYFTHEQLASGDLRQLLPGLVDHTANTLIKGPVLKIAQNNAMYLPEQTYLYSFDYMGEHTRFGYGGDTSAIPFDGGVHHSNDLMYLFPYPPSAANLNEQDTTVAKRMVDLWTSFAINGKPEATDVPAWPPLNNVLGPYLKIDKQFTVGQDFREELTVTIRSPKEVQKKSSKPKA; from the exons ATGCTGCACGTGTTCCGACACCTATCATTGCGCCACCCAGCAATAGGCAGCTTAGTGCACGTCAGCCAGCATGATTTAACCTTCACGCGGACCTATTCGGGCCAGGACAATCCCACCGTCGAACTTCCGGGTTTGGGTAAGCTTAAAGGCTCGTACACCAAATCCGCCTGGAGCGCGGCACCAATAGAGCAGTACCTAAACGTACGCTACGCTGAGCCACCGGTTGGTCGCAACCGCTTTAAGGCTCCAATACCCGTCCAACCGTGGGACGGAGTGCAGGATGTTTCGATCCGAGGCCGAAGTGCTCCTTGCTACGGTGATCTCAAGAAAACGCCCAAAGATCAGCTGACAACCGACCTAGAGGATTGCATCAGCTTGTGCGTGTACACGAAGGACACCACTGCCAAGCGACCGGTTGCGGTGTACATCCATGGAGGTGGTTTCTACAGTGGTAGTGCGGCTCAGCACCCACCCGAGTACTTGCTGGAGAAGGACATTGTGCTGGTTGTACCGCAGTACCGGTTGGGTGCGCTTGGGTTTCTGTCCACCAAAACCGATGCTATTCCGGGCAACGCTGCCATCATGGATGTGCTGTTGGCGTTTGAGTGGGTCCAGAAACACATCGAGCACTTTGGAGGTGACCCGCAGCAAGTTACGGCCATCGGTCAGTCCGCTGGGGCGGGTATTCTCTCGTCGTTGCTGTTTAGTCCGGCACTGCAGGAGTCATACTTCCAGAAGGTTATACTCCACTCGGGAGCTGCCTTTGGTAGCTGGCAGTTTGATCATAACGGGGAACGGAATGCGCGAGACATCGCACGTCGGGCAGGGTTTGATCCGAAAGCACCACTTGACCAGGTGGAGGAGTTCCTAATCGGACTGGACACGTACACACTGCTGAAGTGTTTCATGCAGCATAAC TGGCAAGGACTTGCGAATGGTATTAACAACACGGGCGGGCGCATGACGATCGGAGGTCCATCACAACTATTCCCCCAAACACCTTACCAAGTGATGAAAGCTGGAGGTGGTCGCAAGAATCTACCGATGCTGACGGGTGTGGTTAAAGACGAGGGCACATTCGCCCTGGTGGACGTATTTACCATTCTAACCGCTCTGAAGCTACATGACAAGAAGGATTTCCTGCGTTTCGACGTGATCGAGGAGATCCAGCGAATTCTGGGAACGGTGGAGGTGTCCTGTTCCGTTACACCACTTGCCGTGAAGAGCATGCTCGATATGGAAGCGGCTGCCAACGGGGACATCATGAAGATGATCCCCGGGCTGATCGAT CTATGTGGAATGCATCTGATGAAATCCAGTGTGCTTCGTTTGGCGCAATACAATAGCAGACATACACCGGAACAAACCTTCGTGTACTCGTTCGATTATCGTGGTGAACACACGCGCTTCGGTTATGATCAGGACGTCAGCCACGTGCCATTCGATGGAGGTGTTCATCATACGAACGATTTGCTGTATCTCTTCCCCTATCCAACGACGGCAGCCCAGCTCAACGAGCAGGACACTCTGATGGCCAAGAAAATGGTCGACCTTTGGGTGTCGTTTATCACGGATGGCGTTCCCCAAACGCAGGAGCTCTCCGTTTGGCCACCATTCAATC aAATCTTCGGCCCGTACCTCCACCTGGACCGGCAGCTGACGGTGGGGAATAACTTTTTGGATGAATTCACGGTCAACGCAGACGCGGCTCGGCGACAGCAACAACGGCCAAAAGCGTCCACGGTCGAGCAACCCGTCAAAGACACCAGCGCCGCCATCAGCCGAGACGAGCTAATCCGACGAAATCTTACCCAACAGAAGCAGCGAGC TACACTTAAACTGAACCTGCGTCTCGGTGGCCGGCACTTTCTAGAGCGGCTTCTACCGTTCC TGCTAACTACATCTAGGACCTACTCAACGATGGAAGGCACTGATGGTGGTTCACCAGAACAGCGACCGATTGTGGAACTGCCTGGGCTGGGAAAGCTGCAAGGATCCGCCACACGTGGTGCGTGGACGGGAGTGAATATTTATCAGTTTTTGAACGTACGTTATGCAGAACCGGCGATGGGTGAACGGCGATTCAAACCGCCCGttccggtgcaaccgtgggAAGGTGTACTCGACGTGTCCCAGCCTAAGCTAGGATCACCCATTTATAAGCGCATGAAGGAGTACTCCAAAGAGCAACGCGCTGAGAACTTAGAGGATTGTATCAATATTAGCGTCTACACGAAGGATTTCAGCGGTCGCAAACCGGTGATAGTGTACGTGCATGGTGGAGGATTCTACGATGGTGCCATCAACCAATATCCTCCGAACTACATCATGGAGAAGGACGTGGTTCTCGTCGTACCGCAATACCGACTGGGAGCGCTCGGGTTTTTGTGCTCCAACACGAAACAAATTCCAGGCAACGCGGCCATTATGGACGTGGTGTTGGCGTTCGAGTGGGTTCAAAAGTATATCACCCATTTTGGAGGTGACCCACAGCAGGTCACGGCAATGGCACAGTCATCCGGTGCAGCGATGGTTTCGAGCATGACCTACAGTCCGCTGGTGGACACGGAGAAGCTATTCCACCGTTTGATCCTCCAGTCTGGCAACTGTCACGGTTCGTGGGTGTGGGATCGAAGTCCGGAACGTAACTGTCGCGATATTGCCGGGTTTGCCGGATTCGATAGGAAGGCACCGCTGGAGGAAATCGAGCGATTCCTCATGGAACTGGATCTGTTCAATCTTATGAAAGCTTTCACGCAGCATTAC CGTCTTCGAACACCGAACGGTACGGACACGATCGGAGGTGCCCGGATGGTATTCAACGATCCGAACGGTCTGTTTCCGGAAAACCCTTACATTACCATGCGCAAAGGAGGTGGTCGAAAAAATATGCCCCTTCTAACTGGGGTTACGCGGCACGATGGAACGTTTGCGCTTCTGGAGGTGTTCAACATACTGCTGTACAAAAAGCTGATCGGTGATCCGCACATCACGACTTACCGAATGGTTGACGAGGTTAATCAAGTGCTTGGAGTGGACGATCCCACCTGCACCATCCGGACGCTAACGATGGCGCAATATTTCACCCATGAGCAGCTCGCATCGGGTGATTTACGCCAACTCCTACCGGGCTTGGTTGAT CACACGGCAAATACACTGATCAAAGGGCCCGTTCTCAAAATAGCTCAAAACAATGCAATGTATCTGCCGGAACAGACGTATCTGTACAGCTTCGATTACATGGGCGAACACACCCGCTTCGGATACGGAGGCGACACATCCGCCATTCCGTTCGATGGTGGAGTGCATCACTCGAACGATTTGATGTATCTCTTCCCTTATCCTCCATCGGCGGCTAACCTGAACGAGCAGGACACGACCGTTGCCAAACGCATGGTTGATCTGTGGACGTCGTTCGCAATCAACGGGAAGCCAGAAGCTACAGATGTCCCCGCATGGCCACCACTGAACA ATGTCCTCGGACCATACCTAAAGATAGACAAACAGTTCACGGTGGGTCAGGACTTCCGGGAAGAATTGACGGTCACAATCAGGAGCCCAAAAGAGGTTCAGAAAAAGAGCTCCAAACCAAAAGCATAA
- the LOC128721881 gene encoding protein FAM8A1, with protein MAENQDINKEKDSPVPAADVPQLDLSKSPKQIYFELLRTWVYHAEMQNQMNAHFPYYLMNNYPQLFQLNAGGAVPSADSSLAAFMTGAATTTTAGSGTVTSASATSTAGGHGQNEVLNRGQNETNDPSRPDNAINRHEWYAYVIAPLWKRVVAEIIDIAIIFLLKIMTTLAFIDAFDIDLLYMDLDALRNSFEEDYSELISLTSELIFLEIAIKLAVCIYEAVWTAHVQVIPGSATPGKMLMGLRIVYAESVAVMGPPGGPQQGLLSNQTPIRALLYPATTPSFGRALARAAVKNIMMTFFFPMCLLLLCFRQNRSIYDVMTKTVVVEDNPNPVVRRR; from the exons ATGGCGGAAAATCAGGACATAAACAAAGAAAAGGACTCGCCCGTTCCCGCTGCAGACGTACCGCAGTTGGATCTGAGCAAATCTCCGAAACAGATTTATTTCGAACTGCTGCGAACATGGGTCTATCACGCAGAGATGCAGAACCAGATGAACGCGCATTTTCCGTATTATCTGATGAACAACTATCCCCAGTTGTTTCAGCTGAATGCTGGAGGTGCAGTGCCCTCGGCAGATTCGAGCTTGGCCGCCTTTATGACTGGTGCGGCCACTACCACTACGGCTGGTAGCGGTACCGTTACGAGTGCATCCGCTACATCCACTGCCGGTGGTCACGGACAAAATGAGGTGTTGAACCGTGgtcaaaacgaaacgaacgatccATCTCGACCCGATAATG CAATTAATCGTCACGAATGGTATGCGTACGTGATTGCACCGCTTTGGAAACGGGTTGTGGCTGAAATCATCGATATTGCTATAATTTTCCTGCTAAAGATAATGACGACGCTGGCGTTCATAGATGCGTTCGATATCGATCT ATTGTACATGGACTTGGACGCACTTCGTAATTCCTTCGAAGAAGATTATAGTGAGCTGATATCGCTAACTTCGGAGCTGATATTTCTTGAGATTGCGATAAAACTGGCGGTTTGCATCTACGAAGCCGTCTGGACGGCACACGTGCAGGTCATACCAGGCAGCGCGACACCCGGGAAGATGCTGATGGGTCTGCGGATTGTGTATGCCGAATCGGTTGCCGTCATGGGGCCTCCCGGAGGTCCGCAACAGGGTTTGCTTAGCAACCAGACACCGATTCGGGCGTTACTGTATCCGGCAACCACACCAAGCTTCGGTCGGGCGTTGGCACGTGCCGCGGTAAAGAACATCATGATGACGTTCTTCTTTCCCATGTGTCTGCTGTTACTATGCTTCAGGCAGAATCGGTCCATCTACGATGTCATGACCAAAACAGTCGTTGTAGAGGATAACCCGAATCCGGTGGTGCGACGACGCTAG